In Rhinopithecus roxellana isolate Shanxi Qingling chromosome 16, ASM756505v1, whole genome shotgun sequence, a single genomic region encodes these proteins:
- the POLE3 gene encoding DNA polymerase epsilon subunit 3: protein MAERPEDLNLPNAVITRIIKEALPDGVNISKEARSAISRAASVFVLYATSCANNFAMKGKRKTLNASDVLSAMEEMEFQRFVTPLKEALEAYRREQKGKKEASEQKKKDKDKKTDSEEQDKSRDEDNDEDEERLEEEEQNEEEEVDN from the exons ATGGCGGAGAGGCCCGAGGACCTAAACCTGCCCAACGCCGTCATCACCAGGATCATCAAGGAGGCG CTCCCGGACGGTGTCAACATCTCCAAGGAGGCCCGGAGCGCCATCTCCCGCGCCGCCAGCGTCTTCGTGCTATACGCCACATCCTG TGCCAACAATTTTGCTATGAAAGGAAAGCGCAAGACGCTGAATGCCAGTGATGTGCTCTCAGCCATGGAAGAGATGGAGTTCCAGCGGTTCGTTACCCCATTAAAGGAAGCTCTGGAAG CATACAGGCGGGAGCAGAAAGGCAAGAAGGAGGCCTCAGAGCAAAAGAAGAaggacaaagacaaaaaaacagaCTCAGAAGAGCAAGATAAGAGCAGGGATGAGGACAATGACGAAGATGAAGAAAGGCTGGAAGAAGAAGAACAGAATGAAGAGGAAGAAGTAGACAATTGA
- the C16H9orf43 gene encoding uncharacterized protein C9orf43 homolog codes for MDLPDESQWDETTCGFPVCQHPQCWATIRRIERGHPRILGSTCKTPLDAEDKLPVLTVVNISDSCFAPRHLPECTFSKARSLLSRSSKFYSKFHGRPPKGLPDKSWINCTNRLPKLPVLNLNETQLPCPEDVRNMVVLWIPEETEIHVSQHGKKKRKNLTVKSKSFLGLSGNQSTETRVGTPGMTVPPPTPVQLSEQFTSDFLPLWAQSEALPQDLLKELLPDGKQTMPCLEMKIKLAMMKKNPPLERNRPDSAISSKMFLSIHRLTLERPALRYPERLKKLHNLKTEGYRKQQQWQQQQQQRKVKTPIKKQEAKKKAKSDPGSQSTSHKHPVTTVHDPLYGYGTLPGQNSDRKQQQQMEKGTTSKQDSTERPKMDYCDHVDFHHNVKSPELYETEPTNKDISAPVEAVLEAQAARQKKISFNFSEIMARTGWNSELRLLRILQDTDDEDEENQSSEAEKLLEE; via the exons ATGGACTTGCCAGATGAGAGCCAGTGGGATGAAACCACGTGTGGCTTTCCTGTTTGTCAGCACCCACAATGCTGGGCAACTATCCGCCGCATTGAGAGGGGCCATCCTCGAATCCTTGGCTCAACCTGCAAAACTCCCCTGGATGCTGAAG ATAAACTCCCAGTGCTCACTGTGGTAAACATCTCAGATTCCTGCTTTGCACCTCGTCATCTACCAGAATGTACCTTTAGTAAGGCCCGTTCTTTATTGTCTCGGAGTTCAAAGTTTTACTCCAAATTTCATGGCAG GCCTCCGAAGGGTTTACCTGACAAAAGTTGGATCAACTGTACTAATAGACTTCCCAAA CTTCCAGTGTTGAATTTGAATGAGACGCAACTTCCCTGCCCTGAAGATGTTAGAAATATGGTTGTATTGTGGATCCCAGAAGAAACAGAGATACATGTGAG ccagcatgggaagaagaaaagaaagaacttgaCAGTG AAAAGCAAGTCATTTCTGGGTCTCTCCGGAAATCAGTCCACAGAAACACGAGTAGGAACTCCAGGGATGACTgtgcctcccccaaccccagtgCAATTGTCTGAACAATTCACTTCAGATTTCCTACCTCTCTGGGCTCAATCCGAAGCATTACCTCAGGATCTACTGAAGGA ACTTTTGCCAGATGGAAAGCAAACCATGCCCTGTCTGGAGATGAAGATAAAATTGGCCATGATGAAAAAGAATCCTCCCTTGGAAAGGAACCGACCTGATAGTGCGATTTCTTCTAAGATGTTTCTATCTATACACCGCCTCACCCTGGAA AGACCTGCACTGCGATATCCTGAACGTTTGAAGAAATTACATAACCTGAAGACAGAAG GTTACAGGaaacagcagcagtggcagcagcagcagcaacagaggAAAGTGAAAACACCTATTAAGAAACAG GAGGCTAAAAAGAAAGCCAAGAGTGATCCAGGGAGCCAGAGCACTTCACATAAACATCCAGTTACCACTGTTCATGACCCTCTCTATG GTTACGGAACTCTGCCAGGTCAGAACAGTGacaggaagcagcagcagcagatggAAAAAGGAACCACCTCGAAACAG GATTCCACAGAGAGACCAAAGATGGACTACTGTGACCATGTGGATTTCCACCACAATGTAAAAA GTCCTGAATTGTATGAAACAGAACCCACTAACAAGGACATTAGTGCTCCGGTGGAAGCTGTGCTAGAAGCCCAGGCTGCCAGGCAAAAGAAGATCTCCTTTAACTTTTCAGAAATTATGGCTAGAACAGGCTGGAACTCTGAGCTCAGACTACTGAGGATTCTTCAGGACACtgatgatgaggatgaggagAACCAGTCCTCTGAGGCAGAGAAGCTTCTGGAGGAATAG